The Syngnathus typhle isolate RoL2023-S1 ecotype Sweden linkage group LG1, RoL_Styp_1.0, whole genome shotgun sequence genome includes a window with the following:
- the LOC133155377 gene encoding rap guanine nucleotide exchange factor 2-like isoform X3, whose protein sequence is MKMASYVDNSFREAVMMNPADRTQQDLEIVYSYLHGMEALSNLREHQLRIMCETVRYERHEANEVLYYPDDIGSCWYILLSGSVFIKESMFLPRSSFGKRSAGSLRRGCECIVLEPSEMIVVDYMDENEEYFQRQASHRQSRRRFRKINQKGERQTIIDTVDPYPAGKPPMARGYRTLPADFSRLHLADGLHPQVTHVSSSHSGCSITSDSGSSSLSDIYQATENESGDMDLSGLPETAVDSEEDDDEEDIERASDPLMSRDIVRDCLEKDPMDRTDDDIEQLLEFMHQLPAFANMTMSVRRELCAVMVFAVVERAGTIVLNDGEELDSWSVILNGSVEVTYPEGRTEILCMGNSFGVSPTMEKEYMKGAMKTKVDDCQFVCIAQQDYCCILNQVEKNMQKVEEEGEIVMVKEHRELDRTGTRKGHIVIKGTPERLTMHLVEEHSVVDPTYIEDFLLTYRTFLSSPMVVGKKLLEWFHDPSLRDKVTRVVLLWVNNHFNDFEGDAAMTHFLEEFENNLEREKMCGHLRLLNIACAAKAKPRLVTLTKASREADLAFSLLGGQDKGFRVFIDAVEAGSKAAEAGLKRGDQILEVNGQNFENVQLSKANEILKNNTHLSITVKTNLLVFKELLTRPEQELHADVDGEDEHDRKNGAPHLPKIGDIKKASRYSIPDLAVDVEQVMGLEKASKKVKSNSVGGRNKLKKIFDKTLTSILPPKPYNDVCVGQSQDDSIVGMKQSKQIPPALPVSGNLSSSNPDLLQSHHRILDFSNQPVPVNLNMSDQVLRVFKADQQSRYIMIGKDTTAKEVVAQAIREFALTAAPEAYSLCEVSVTPEGVIKQRRLPDQLSKLADRIQLSGRYYLKSNMETETLCSDEDAQDLLREGQISLLQLSTVEVATQLSMRAFQLFCAIEPTEYIDDLFKLRPKAGGAASLKRFEEAINHETFWVATEVTREANQLKRMKTIKHFIKIALHCRECKNFNSMFAIISGLNLAPVSRLRGTWEKLPSKYEKLFGDLQDLFDPSRNMAKYRNVLNNQNLQPPIIPLFPVIKKDLTFLHEGNDSKVDGLVNFEKLRMIAKEIRHVGRMASVNMDPNLMFRTSSLSQGSANAAVLDVNQAGGHRKRVRRSSFLNAKKLYEDAQMARKVKQYLGNLSLETNEESLQTLSLQCEPSVSTLPKNSGVRRADTSPVVSRAASQQRGQLAKGSQALQVPAVALYPSRKKVPVKDLPPFGTSSPHSLKKILSLSEEASERHRRHPDDATASNATSQLSSPPGSPQSSPKKGFNRIGDSYSDCSQSGMSSRSSLLSNLSFEDERRLRHSGGVGESHVGGMRLERRAATDPDQYSLGSYSSMQDCRGIYVGCPTVLSSPSSEELTQDQGDRVSLDAADSGRGSWTSCSSGSHDNIQTMQQGRSWETLAFSGGLPPVGGPEALLWAAQTRGSWASAGSSSSSSAAYWGEDSEGDTGTIKRRGGKDVNADAETSSITSTGSEEAKQTGRPSPVTVACKGLLSRKEGRYREPPPTPPGYTALTISDLADGQSAPPPGPNSTTSATPTSRRPPDYTTALQRSRMITQSPDSQAHQAASKQRTSNLRCVRDDDDEAAAEAEEEEGESPKLVALRKPRAQRTPRPPRP, encoded by the exons TTTCGGCAAGCGATCGGCAGGCAGTCTGAGGCGTGGATGTGAGTGCATCGTCCTGGAACCATCCGAGATGATTGTG GTGGACTATATGGATGAGAATGAGGAGTACTTTCAGAGACAAGCCTCCCACCGCCAGTCCCGCCGCCGCTTTCGGAAGATCAACCAGAAAGGCGAACGgcagaccatcattgacacaGTGGATCCGTACCCCGCCGGGAAGCCGCCCATGGCCCGGGGCTACCGCACG ttacCCGCAGACTTCAGCCGACTTCATCTGGCCGACGGCTTGCACCCACAGGTGACGCACGTGTCCTCCAGCCACTCAGGATGTAGTATCACCAGCGACTCGGGAAGCAGCAGCCTGTCTGATATCTATCAG GCCACCGAGAACGAATCGGGTGACATGGACCTGAGCGGCCTGCCTGAGACTGCCGTCGACTCTGAGGAGGATGACGATGAAGAAGACATTGAGCGAGCGTCAGACCCTCTCATGAGCCGGGACATTGTCCGAGACTGCCTGGAGAAGGACCCCATGGACAGGACGGATGACGACATAG AGCAATTACTGGAGTTCATGCATCAGCTGCCGGCCTTCGCCAACATGACCATGTCAGTGCGGCGTGAACTGTGTGCCGTCATGGTGTTCGCAGTGGTTGAGCGCGCCGGTACCATTGTTCTCAACGACGGCGAGGAG CTCGACTCTTGGTCCGTGATTTTGAACGGCTCCGTGGAGGTGACATACCCCGAGGGGCGCACGGAGATCCTGTGCATGGGCAACAGTTTTGGGGTGTCGCCCACCATGGAGAAGGAGTACATGAAGGGGGCCATGAAGACCAAGGTGGACGACTGCCAG tttgtgTGCATAGCCCAGCAAGACTACTGCTGCATCCTGAACCAAGTGGAGAAGAACATGCAGAAGGTGGAAGAGGAAGGCGAGATCGTCATGGTCAAGGAGCACAGAGAACTGGACCGAACCGGCACCAGGAAAGGACACATAGTCATCAAG GGCACTCCGGAGCGTCTGACCATGCACCTGGTGGAGGAGCACTCGGTGGTTGATCCTACCTACATTGAGGACTTCCTTTTGACGTACAGGACATTCCTATCCAGCCCTATGGTGGTGGGCAAGAAGTTGCTGGAGTGGTTCCACGACCCCAGTCTCAGGGACAAG gtCACACGGGTGGTTTTGTTGTGGGTGAATAACCACTTCAATGATTTTGAGGGTGACGCTGCAATGACTCACTTCCTGGAGGAGTTTGAAAACAACCTTGAGAGAGAA AAAATGTGCGGCCACCTGCGGCTGTTGAACATCGCGTGCGCTGCCAAAGCCAAACCTCGCCTGGTGACGCTGACGAAAGCATCCCGGGAGGCTGACCTTGCCTTCAGCCTGCTGGGAGGACAAGACAAAGGCTTCAGGGTCTTCATTGACGCCGTGGAGGCCGGGAGCAAGGCGGCGGAGGCCGGGCTCAAACGAGGGGATCAG ATCTTGGAGGTGAATGGGCAGAACTTCGAGAATGTCCAACTCAGCAAAGCCAATGAGATACTGAAGAACAACACGCACTTGTCCATAACTGTGAAAACCAACCTTttag TGTTTAAAGAGCTGCTAACCAGACCCGAGCAGGAGCTTCACGCCGACGTGGATGGCGAGGACGAGCACGACCGAAAGAACGGCGCGCCGCACCTGCCCAAGATTGGCGACATAAAAAAAGCCAGCCGCTACTCAATACCGGACCTGGCGGTTGATGTGGAGCAAGTGATGGGCCTGGAGAAGGCCAGCAAGAAGGTCAAGAGCAACTCGGTGGGCGGACGCAACAAGCTCAAGAAGATTTTTGACAAGACACTCACCAGCATCCTGCCTCCCAAACCTTACAA CGACGTTTGCGTGGGCCAGTCGCAGGACGACAGCATTGTGGGCATGAAGCAGTCCAAGCAGATCCCGCCGGCGCTCCCCGTCAGCGGCAACCTGTCATCGTCCAACCCCGACCTGCTCCAGTCGCACCACCGCATTCTGGACTTCAGCAACCAACCCG TGCCGGTCAACCTGA ATATGTCTGACCAGGTGCTGCGGGTCTTTAAAGCGGACCAGCAGTCGCGTTACATCATGATTGGCAAGGACACCACAGCCAAGGAGGTAGTGGCCCAGGCCATCCGCGAGTTTGCGCTGACAGCCGCGCCCGAGGCCTATTCGCTGTGCGAGGTATCGGTCACACCCGAGGGCGTCATCAAGCAGAGGCGGCTGCCCGACCAGCTCTCAAAGCTAGCCGACAGGATACAGCTGAGCGGAAG GTACTACCTAAAGAGCAACATGGAGACAGAGACGCTGTGCTCGGACGAGGACGCCCAGGACCTCCTTCGCGAGGGCCAGATCTCGCTGCTGCAGCTGAGCACGGTGGAGGTGGCCACGCAACTGTCCATGCGCGCCTTCCAGCTCTTCTGCGCCATCGAGCCCACCGAGTACATCGACGACCTGTTCAAACTTCGACCCAAGGCGGGCGGCGCCGCCAGCCTCAAGCGCTTCGAGGAGGCCATCAACCACGAGACCTTCTGGGTGGCCACAGAGGTCACGCGGGAGGCCAATCAGCTCAAGCGCATGAAGACCATCAAGCACTTCATCAAGATTGCGCTGCACTGCCGCGAATGCAAGAACTTCAACTCCATGTTTGCCATTATCAG CGGTTTGAACTTGGCTCCCGTCTCCCGCCTTCGAGGAACGTGGGAGAAGCTGCCCAGCAAGTACGAGAAGCTCTTTGGCGATCTGCAGGACTTGTTCGATCCCTCCAGGAACATGGCTAAGTACCGAAACGTCCTCAACAACCAGAACCTGCAGCCGCCCATCATCCCGCTCTTTCCTGTCATCAAGAAGGACCTGACCTTCCTGCACGAAG GTAACGACTCCAAAGTTGACGGCCTAGTGAACTTTGAGAAGCTGCGAATGATCGCCAAAGAAATCCGCCACGTGGGCCGCATGGCCTCGGTCAACATGGACCCTAACCTCATGTTCAGGACAAG CTCCTTAAGTCAAGGCAGCGCCAACGCAGCCGTGCTGGACGTTAACCAGGCGGGCGGCCACAGGAAGCGCGTGCGACGCAGTTCCTTCCTCAACGCCAAGAAGCTGTACGAGGATGCACAGATGGCTCGCAAGGTCAAGCAGTACCTGGGCAACCTCAGTCTGGAGACCAATGAGGAGAGCCTGCAGACGCTCTCTCTGCAATGCGAACCCTCTGTCAGCACAC TGCCCAAGAACTCAGGGGTCCGCCGTGCCgacacttcccccgtggtgtccaGAGCGGCCAGCCAGCAGAGGGGGCAACTGGCCAAAGGCTCCCAGGCCCTGCAGGTGCCCGCCGTGGCCCTGTACCCATCGCGCAAGAAGGTGCCTGTAAAGGACCTGCCTCCCTTTG GCACCAGCTCCCCTCACTCGCTGAAGAAAATCCTGTCTCTGTCGGAAGAGGCCAGCGAGCGCCATCGCAGACATCCCGACGATGCCACAGCGTCCAACGCCACCTCGCAGCTCTCCTCTCCGCCCGGCTCACCACAGAGCTCCCCCAAGAAGG GTTTCAACCGCATTGGCGACTCGTACTCTGACTGCAGTCAGAGTGGGATGTCGTCTCGCTCCAGCCTTCTCAGCAACTTGTCTTTCGAGGACGAGCGGCGCCTGAGGCATTCGGGGGGCGTCGGCGAGTCCCATGTCGGTGGAATGCGCCTAGAACGGCGAGCCGCCACCGATCCCGACCAGTATAGTCTAGG GTCGTACTCGTCGATGCAGGACTGTAGGGGCATCTATGTGGGCTGCCCTACGGTGTTGTCGTCACCCAGCTCTGAGGAGCTGACCCAGGACCAGGGGGATCGCGTGTCCCTGGACGCGGCCGATAGCGGGCGCGGCTCCTGGACCTCTTGCTCGTCCGGTTCCCACGACAACATCCAGACCATGCAGCAAGGCCGCAGCTGGGAAACACTGGCCTTCAGTGGGGGGCTCCCGCCCGTCGGCGGTCCGGAGGCCCTACTGTGGGCGGCGCAGACACGGGGCAGCTGGGCGTCTGCCGGCTCCTCTTCATCATCGTCTGCCGCCTACTGGGGCGAAGACTCAGAAGGTGACACGGGCACCATCAAGAGGCGAGGCGGTAAAGACGTCAACGCAGACGCCGAGACCAGCAGCATCACGTCCACCGGGTCAGAGGAAGCTAAGCAGACGGGGAGGCCCTCACCCGTCACCGTTGCCTGTAAAGGACTCCTAT CTCGGAAAGAGGGGCGATATCGCGAGCCTCCCCCAACGCCGCCGGGCTACACAGCACTGACCATTTCCGACCTGGCGGATGGCCAGTCGGCGCCCCCTCCCGGACCGAATTCCACCACATCTGCGACGCCGACAAGCCGCCGTCCTCCCGACTACACTACGGCGCTGCAGCGCTCGCGCATGATCACGCAATCCCCCGACTCGCAGGCCCATCAAGCGGCGTCCAAGCAGAGGACCAGCAACCTCCGGTGCGTCCGGGATGACGATGACGAGGCGGCGGCCGAagcggaggaagaggagggtgagTCTCCTAAACTAGTCGCTCTGAGGAAGCCGAGGGCGCAGCGTACCCCCCGGCCCCCCCGACCTTGA
- the LOC133155377 gene encoding rap guanine nucleotide exchange factor 2-like isoform X5: MKMASYVDNSFREAVMMNPADRTQQDLEIVYSYLHGMEALSNLREHQLRIMCETVRYERHEANEVLYYPDDIGSCWYILLSGSVFIKESMFLPRSSFGKRSAGSLRRGCECIVLEPSEMIVVDYMDENEEYFQRQASHRQSRRRFRKINQKGERQTIIDTVDPYPAGKPPMARGYRTATENESGDMDLSGLPETAVDSEEDDDEEDIERASDPLMSRDIVRDCLEKDPMDRTDDDIEQLLEFMHQLPAFANMTMSVRRELCAVMVFAVVERAGTIVLNDGEELDSWSVILNGSVEVTYPEGRTEILCMGNSFGVSPTMEKEYMKGAMKTKVDDCQFVCIAQQDYCCILNQVEKNMQKVEEEGEIVMVKEHRELDRTGTRKGHIVIKGTPERLTMHLVEEHSVVDPTYIEDFLLTYRTFLSSPMVVGKKLLEWFHDPSLRDKVTRVVLLWVNNHFNDFEGDAAMTHFLEEFENNLEREKMCGHLRLLNIACAAKAKPRLVTLTKASREADLAFSLLGGQDKGFRVFIDAVEAGSKAAEAGLKRGDQILEVNGQNFENVQLSKANEILKNNTHLSITVKTNLLVFKELLTRPEQELHADVDGEDEHDRKNGAPHLPKIGDIKKASRYSIPDLAVDVEQVMGLEKASKKVKSNSVGGRNKLKKIFDKTLTSILPPKPYNDVCVGQSQDDSIVGMKQSKQIPPALPVSGNLSSSNPDLLQSHHRILDFSNQPVPVNLNMSDQVLRVFKADQQSRYIMIGKDTTAKEVVAQAIREFALTAAPEAYSLCEVSVTPEGVIKQRRLPDQLSKLADRIQLSGRYYLKSNMETETLCSDEDAQDLLREGQISLLQLSTVEVATQLSMRAFQLFCAIEPTEYIDDLFKLRPKAGGAASLKRFEEAINHETFWVATEVTREANQLKRMKTIKHFIKIALHCRECKNFNSMFAIISGLNLAPVSRLRGTWEKLPSKYEKLFGDLQDLFDPSRNMAKYRNVLNNQNLQPPIIPLFPVIKKDLTFLHEGNDSKVDGLVNFEKLRMIAKEIRHVGRMASVNMDPNLMFRTRKKKWRSLGSLSQGSANAAVLDVNQAGGHRKRVRRSSFLNAKKLYEDAQMARKVKQYLGNLSLETNEESLQTLSLQCEPSVSTLPKNSGVRRADTSPVVSRAASQQRGQLAKGSQALQVPAVALYPSRKKVPVKDLPPFGTSSPHSLKKILSLSEEASERHRRHPDDATASNATSQLSSPPGSPQSSPKKGFNRIGDSYSDCSQSGMSSRSSLLSNLSFEDERRLRHSGGVGESHVGGMRLERRAATDPDQYSLGSYSSMQDCRGIYVGCPTVLSSPSSEELTQDQGDRVSLDAADSGRGSWTSCSSGSHDNIQTMQQGRSWETLAFSGGLPPVGGPEALLWAAQTRGSWASAGSSSSSSAAYWGEDSEGDTGTIKRRGGKDVNADAETSSITSTGSEEAKQTGRPSPVTVACKGLLSRKEGRYREPPPTPPGYTALTISDLADGQSAPPPGPNSTTSATPTSRRPPDYTTALQRSRMITQSPDSQAHQAASKQRTSNLRCVRDDDDEAAAEAEEEEGESPKLVALRKPRAQRTPRPPRP; the protein is encoded by the exons TTTCGGCAAGCGATCGGCAGGCAGTCTGAGGCGTGGATGTGAGTGCATCGTCCTGGAACCATCCGAGATGATTGTG GTGGACTATATGGATGAGAATGAGGAGTACTTTCAGAGACAAGCCTCCCACCGCCAGTCCCGCCGCCGCTTTCGGAAGATCAACCAGAAAGGCGAACGgcagaccatcattgacacaGTGGATCCGTACCCCGCCGGGAAGCCGCCCATGGCCCGGGGCTACCGCACG GCCACCGAGAACGAATCGGGTGACATGGACCTGAGCGGCCTGCCTGAGACTGCCGTCGACTCTGAGGAGGATGACGATGAAGAAGACATTGAGCGAGCGTCAGACCCTCTCATGAGCCGGGACATTGTCCGAGACTGCCTGGAGAAGGACCCCATGGACAGGACGGATGACGACATAG AGCAATTACTGGAGTTCATGCATCAGCTGCCGGCCTTCGCCAACATGACCATGTCAGTGCGGCGTGAACTGTGTGCCGTCATGGTGTTCGCAGTGGTTGAGCGCGCCGGTACCATTGTTCTCAACGACGGCGAGGAG CTCGACTCTTGGTCCGTGATTTTGAACGGCTCCGTGGAGGTGACATACCCCGAGGGGCGCACGGAGATCCTGTGCATGGGCAACAGTTTTGGGGTGTCGCCCACCATGGAGAAGGAGTACATGAAGGGGGCCATGAAGACCAAGGTGGACGACTGCCAG tttgtgTGCATAGCCCAGCAAGACTACTGCTGCATCCTGAACCAAGTGGAGAAGAACATGCAGAAGGTGGAAGAGGAAGGCGAGATCGTCATGGTCAAGGAGCACAGAGAACTGGACCGAACCGGCACCAGGAAAGGACACATAGTCATCAAG GGCACTCCGGAGCGTCTGACCATGCACCTGGTGGAGGAGCACTCGGTGGTTGATCCTACCTACATTGAGGACTTCCTTTTGACGTACAGGACATTCCTATCCAGCCCTATGGTGGTGGGCAAGAAGTTGCTGGAGTGGTTCCACGACCCCAGTCTCAGGGACAAG gtCACACGGGTGGTTTTGTTGTGGGTGAATAACCACTTCAATGATTTTGAGGGTGACGCTGCAATGACTCACTTCCTGGAGGAGTTTGAAAACAACCTTGAGAGAGAA AAAATGTGCGGCCACCTGCGGCTGTTGAACATCGCGTGCGCTGCCAAAGCCAAACCTCGCCTGGTGACGCTGACGAAAGCATCCCGGGAGGCTGACCTTGCCTTCAGCCTGCTGGGAGGACAAGACAAAGGCTTCAGGGTCTTCATTGACGCCGTGGAGGCCGGGAGCAAGGCGGCGGAGGCCGGGCTCAAACGAGGGGATCAG ATCTTGGAGGTGAATGGGCAGAACTTCGAGAATGTCCAACTCAGCAAAGCCAATGAGATACTGAAGAACAACACGCACTTGTCCATAACTGTGAAAACCAACCTTttag TGTTTAAAGAGCTGCTAACCAGACCCGAGCAGGAGCTTCACGCCGACGTGGATGGCGAGGACGAGCACGACCGAAAGAACGGCGCGCCGCACCTGCCCAAGATTGGCGACATAAAAAAAGCCAGCCGCTACTCAATACCGGACCTGGCGGTTGATGTGGAGCAAGTGATGGGCCTGGAGAAGGCCAGCAAGAAGGTCAAGAGCAACTCGGTGGGCGGACGCAACAAGCTCAAGAAGATTTTTGACAAGACACTCACCAGCATCCTGCCTCCCAAACCTTACAA CGACGTTTGCGTGGGCCAGTCGCAGGACGACAGCATTGTGGGCATGAAGCAGTCCAAGCAGATCCCGCCGGCGCTCCCCGTCAGCGGCAACCTGTCATCGTCCAACCCCGACCTGCTCCAGTCGCACCACCGCATTCTGGACTTCAGCAACCAACCCG TGCCGGTCAACCTGA ATATGTCTGACCAGGTGCTGCGGGTCTTTAAAGCGGACCAGCAGTCGCGTTACATCATGATTGGCAAGGACACCACAGCCAAGGAGGTAGTGGCCCAGGCCATCCGCGAGTTTGCGCTGACAGCCGCGCCCGAGGCCTATTCGCTGTGCGAGGTATCGGTCACACCCGAGGGCGTCATCAAGCAGAGGCGGCTGCCCGACCAGCTCTCAAAGCTAGCCGACAGGATACAGCTGAGCGGAAG GTACTACCTAAAGAGCAACATGGAGACAGAGACGCTGTGCTCGGACGAGGACGCCCAGGACCTCCTTCGCGAGGGCCAGATCTCGCTGCTGCAGCTGAGCACGGTGGAGGTGGCCACGCAACTGTCCATGCGCGCCTTCCAGCTCTTCTGCGCCATCGAGCCCACCGAGTACATCGACGACCTGTTCAAACTTCGACCCAAGGCGGGCGGCGCCGCCAGCCTCAAGCGCTTCGAGGAGGCCATCAACCACGAGACCTTCTGGGTGGCCACAGAGGTCACGCGGGAGGCCAATCAGCTCAAGCGCATGAAGACCATCAAGCACTTCATCAAGATTGCGCTGCACTGCCGCGAATGCAAGAACTTCAACTCCATGTTTGCCATTATCAG CGGTTTGAACTTGGCTCCCGTCTCCCGCCTTCGAGGAACGTGGGAGAAGCTGCCCAGCAAGTACGAGAAGCTCTTTGGCGATCTGCAGGACTTGTTCGATCCCTCCAGGAACATGGCTAAGTACCGAAACGTCCTCAACAACCAGAACCTGCAGCCGCCCATCATCCCGCTCTTTCCTGTCATCAAGAAGGACCTGACCTTCCTGCACGAAG GTAACGACTCCAAAGTTGACGGCCTAGTGAACTTTGAGAAGCTGCGAATGATCGCCAAAGAAATCCGCCACGTGGGCCGCATGGCCTCGGTCAACATGGACCCTAACCTCATGTTCAGGACAAG GAAGAAGAAGTGGAGAAGTTTAGG CTCCTTAAGTCAAGGCAGCGCCAACGCAGCCGTGCTGGACGTTAACCAGGCGGGCGGCCACAGGAAGCGCGTGCGACGCAGTTCCTTCCTCAACGCCAAGAAGCTGTACGAGGATGCACAGATGGCTCGCAAGGTCAAGCAGTACCTGGGCAACCTCAGTCTGGAGACCAATGAGGAGAGCCTGCAGACGCTCTCTCTGCAATGCGAACCCTCTGTCAGCACAC TGCCCAAGAACTCAGGGGTCCGCCGTGCCgacacttcccccgtggtgtccaGAGCGGCCAGCCAGCAGAGGGGGCAACTGGCCAAAGGCTCCCAGGCCCTGCAGGTGCCCGCCGTGGCCCTGTACCCATCGCGCAAGAAGGTGCCTGTAAAGGACCTGCCTCCCTTTG GCACCAGCTCCCCTCACTCGCTGAAGAAAATCCTGTCTCTGTCGGAAGAGGCCAGCGAGCGCCATCGCAGACATCCCGACGATGCCACAGCGTCCAACGCCACCTCGCAGCTCTCCTCTCCGCCCGGCTCACCACAGAGCTCCCCCAAGAAGG GTTTCAACCGCATTGGCGACTCGTACTCTGACTGCAGTCAGAGTGGGATGTCGTCTCGCTCCAGCCTTCTCAGCAACTTGTCTTTCGAGGACGAGCGGCGCCTGAGGCATTCGGGGGGCGTCGGCGAGTCCCATGTCGGTGGAATGCGCCTAGAACGGCGAGCCGCCACCGATCCCGACCAGTATAGTCTAGG GTCGTACTCGTCGATGCAGGACTGTAGGGGCATCTATGTGGGCTGCCCTACGGTGTTGTCGTCACCCAGCTCTGAGGAGCTGACCCAGGACCAGGGGGATCGCGTGTCCCTGGACGCGGCCGATAGCGGGCGCGGCTCCTGGACCTCTTGCTCGTCCGGTTCCCACGACAACATCCAGACCATGCAGCAAGGCCGCAGCTGGGAAACACTGGCCTTCAGTGGGGGGCTCCCGCCCGTCGGCGGTCCGGAGGCCCTACTGTGGGCGGCGCAGACACGGGGCAGCTGGGCGTCTGCCGGCTCCTCTTCATCATCGTCTGCCGCCTACTGGGGCGAAGACTCAGAAGGTGACACGGGCACCATCAAGAGGCGAGGCGGTAAAGACGTCAACGCAGACGCCGAGACCAGCAGCATCACGTCCACCGGGTCAGAGGAAGCTAAGCAGACGGGGAGGCCCTCACCCGTCACCGTTGCCTGTAAAGGACTCCTAT CTCGGAAAGAGGGGCGATATCGCGAGCCTCCCCCAACGCCGCCGGGCTACACAGCACTGACCATTTCCGACCTGGCGGATGGCCAGTCGGCGCCCCCTCCCGGACCGAATTCCACCACATCTGCGACGCCGACAAGCCGCCGTCCTCCCGACTACACTACGGCGCTGCAGCGCTCGCGCATGATCACGCAATCCCCCGACTCGCAGGCCCATCAAGCGGCGTCCAAGCAGAGGACCAGCAACCTCCGGTGCGTCCGGGATGACGATGACGAGGCGGCGGCCGAagcggaggaagaggagggtgagTCTCCTAAACTAGTCGCTCTGAGGAAGCCGAGGGCGCAGCGTACCCCCCGGCCCCCCCGACCTTGA